acaaggatgttgcgaggactcaagggactgagttacagggagggattggacaggccaggacctttttctttgaagcgtaggagactgaggggtgatctcatagaggtgtataagatcatgagaggcatggacagggtgaatgcacagtcattttttcagggttggggaatcgagaactagagggcatagctttaagttaagaggggaaagaattaatgggaatctgaggagcaactttttaatagggtggtacgtatgtggaatccgctaccggaggaagtggttgaggcagggacattgacaacattgaaaaggTGTATACATGGATCAGGAagatttagagggatatgggccaaatggggttagcttagatgggctggcatggaccagtttgggccgaaggtcctgtctccatgccgtagattctgtgatacccagattcctctgcaactGAAGAGCTCTGCACTCTCTCACGATTTAGATAATgtgcttctcttttattcttcctgtcaaaatgtcctgtcccaccagtagGTCAGACCAGAGTAGAGATAGCAGCACGGACGTATACAGTGTGAGAGATGGTCCTGGGTGTCCTCAACATTGATGCTGagccccatgaaatctcatggtgttgggtcaaacatgggcaaggaaatctcatgCCGATTACTGCCCTCCTTCAGCCACCGAATCAATACTCCTCCAGGTTGAACATTACTTGGAATAAGCactgaggaggtgggggggagggatggggtgggcaTTCAAGGTACTGTGGGTGGGGgaatgcccatcaccaagactCGCTTGGTACCACCACTGAGCTGTCTGAGTCCTGGAGGAGCTCTCGCTGCTGGACTGGGCATgcggcaggtagtgagggaaccaagaaGGATAAACACActcgacctcatcctcaccaacctactgGTCGCTGATTCATCTGTCCATGATTATATTGGGACCACTGCGCATCCTTGTCTATTTTCAGGTTAGCAAACTGTACCTAATGGAGTgttgcagggatcagtgccggggcctcaactatttccaaCCTATATCAATGATGTGAATGAAAGAACCAACTGTGTTTGTGCCAAACTTGTTGATACAGGGATAGGTAGGAAGGCAAGTTGTTtaaggaggatacaaagagtctgaAAAGGGTCAGATATGTTCAAGTGAGTGGACATTAACTTTAGCAGATGGagtaaatgtgggaaaatgtgaggatgCCCATTTGACAGCAATAGAAAAACcagaacattatttaaatggagagagtgcagaatgctGCTGGACAGAGTGGACTGGGTGTCCTAAAATAATCCCAGAAAGGTAACAAGCAGGAacggcaagtaattaggaaggctttTCTGTAAGGGGGCTGGAATATAAAATATAGCCTCCATTGTCCTGTccatcactgtgctaaatgggatagattcaggacAGATCTAGATcaaaactgggcattcatgaggtgcTGTGAGCCACCAGCAGCACAATACTTAAACACAATCTGTAAGCTCATAGgccagcatatccctcactctaccattaccatcaagccaagggacCAACTCTGGTTCAACATGGAGTGGGGAAgaacatgtcaggagcagcaccaggtttCCCTGAAACAGATTCCAATCTGGTGACCCTATAACAGGAGACTATAAACGtgttaaacagcagaagcagcatgctcTTGGCAGGGTTAAGCGATCTCACACATAGCGGTTCAGATCAAagctgcagtcctgctacatctcCATGGTGGTGAATAATTAAACAAatcacaggaggaggaggctccacaaacatcaCTGTCCTCAGTGATTGGGAGACAAGCACATCAGTACAAATTGAAACAAACTGAACTAATTTCAGTGCTGCCTCCACATGGCTGGTCGACTGCAGTCTTTTCCCAGAGATTTGATATGATTCTAGGTGGTCCGCAGTGCAGAAGTTTGTAAGGATCCTTTTTTTGGATGTCCTTGTATCATTTGTACTGACCACCTTCATGTGACTcctcccagtgtgagtgcgttcatGTTCAATGAGATTCTGTGATCGTTTAAACAGCTTCCCACAGTGAGAACAACTTAACTGCCCCTCAGTGCGAACAACCTGGTGCTTGACCAGATCCCCAGTACAAATGACTGGGTTTTGTGTTTAGTGATCCTGGGTTTGTTACCAATACTTCCCCTGGATGCCAAAGCTATGACAGACACACGGGAAGTGATGGGGAGCTGGGACACGGTTGTGAGAGTAACTGAAGGTGCAAGAACTGAAATAATCTCAAGTTAGAAAGGAGGAAAGGTCACAAAAATGCAGCAGCCAGTAACAGGACACCAATTAATCTCTTCTTATCCTGGTGAAATGAAGGTTTCAAAAGTGTGTCTGAAACAATATTAATTCACTTGACATATATTCAGAAGattaaactccagcccagttatAGGGATTATTAACATCAGCAAAAACAAACTCCAAGtctgaatgaacatggttcagtgctggatgtgattaacagcagcaataacagcagaatccaaaccctGCAGACATTTATCAACCTGTTGCTGTGTCAGATGAGCTGTGcgagtaaatcccttctcacactcagagaaggtgaacggtctctccccggtgtgcgtgtgctgatgtgtcagcaggtgggatgagcgggtgaaacccttcccacagtcagagcaggtgaacggcctctccccagtgtgaactcgctgatgtctcagcagaacacttgtggttttaaagctcttctcacattcagaacatttgaaaggtttcttatccgagtgaacaagttggtgtgatcgGAGGCTGGTTAAataaatgaatccctttccacataaggagcaggtgaatgacctctccccagtgtgaactcgctggtgtttctggaggccagataactgagtaaatcccttcccacacactgtacatctgaacggcctctcctcgttgtgaacccgctggtgtatcagcagatcACTTGTGGTTTTATAACTCTTCTCGCATTCAGTACATTTGAAAGGTCTGttatcactgtgaaccagtctgtgAGTAGCGAGGTGGGATGAtcgtgtgaatcctttcccacacacagagcaggtgaatggtctctccccagtgtgagtgcgttcgtGTTCAATGAGATTCTGTGATCGTTTGAAtagcttcccacagtgagagcaactGAACTGTCTCTCAGTGCGAACAACCTGGTGCTTGACCAGGTCCTCGGAGCTTTTAGAGTTCTTATCACAGTCTGACTGGTTAAACAGCCTCTCAtcaatgtgaacttgctgatgtgtcagcaggtgggatgactgaatgaatcccttaccacacacagagcaggtgaatggcctctctccagtgtgactgcgtcgatgcatttccagcagggatgggtaattgaatcccttcccacaatccccacatttccacggtttctccattgtGTACGAGTCCTGGTGTCTCTCCAGACTGGATGATcaattgaagcctcgtccacacacagaacacgtgtacagtttctccccgTTATGAATGATGTGCTGTTTTTTCaggttgtgtaactggttaaagtcttTCCAcattcagttcactggaacactctcactcgggtgtgtgttgtgtgggtctcggtgcttttccagtcacactgatgtttgaaattttTTCCCACTGACAGAaccaacaaacatttctccttccacattaaaggaccgatgatattcaggtcctgatgaattaagtgactctgtcagatcttgatgtgatattTGGTCTGAGTTTCCCATCTGCAAATCAACGTCCTCTTCTACCCTGTAAAAGACATTGACAGTGTCAGTGTTAccattagtacaggatagaaattcagaacaaacaattccAGTTTCTATGGGTTTTTCTCTTGTTTCCCCAAACTTGTGGTCCAATCAAACCTCCTTCTCAACTACACCAGAATGTTGTTTCCAGTGTCTATGGGACATTCTGCACCCTGAGGTGGCCGCCAGTGTGGAAGGTCTCAAGTGTTCCGGTAGACACCGCACGCTCCCTCTCCAGGACAACCCGGGGATTGACAAGACCACAGAAGAGGGGCCGACAGCCGGAGTTACCCCCTGCCGATCTACAGGCTGCTGCTTTAACCAGGCCCAAGAGCAGATCCTCTGACTTACCCAGTCCCCTCCAcactgggcagtgattgggagcgtGGGGGTGTAGTGCAAACCAAATGGCGAAGCAGTTCCTTcaggtaacgagacggagactgcgACCTCTCACTGAATATAAATATATGGCCCAAAGACTCCTCTGGGCGGCGAATATCCGGTGCAGCCCGAGAGCGGGGCATGGATTTTAAAACGTGTTGTCCCGGTCTGGGGGAAATAAAGACCCGGAGCTGGAATCGCGGGACTTGCAGAGTCTGATTCTGGATTTGAGGCCCTCACCAGGTGTTTAGAAACCCTCCCTCTCCAGATCCGGCTCCATCGTTCCGTCAGAGTTTCCGCATCCTTCCCGCTGCAGAGTCGACAAATGAGCGACTCTCCTCATCCCATTACTCGCTCTGCGCATGCTCCCATACTGGTCACTACTGCACCTGCGCAGCATATTCCTCTGATGTGAATGGGGGACATTCATTACCGCGGGAATGCTGGGTAAATACAGCCCCATCGAAAATCCTAATTAGTGACTCGTGATCTTTTTTGCTGTgatgtggatattggggggcaatgTGCACAGACCCTTCATTATCCATCAGAAAGATGGAGTAGGAATTGGTGGAGAATTTCAAATGCCCTAAAGTTTTCCAACACGACAGCAGAATCCAATAGCTCCAGTCAAATGTAAACTCAAAATGTGGGGTGGCTGAGTGAAGTACTTCGGTGGCACAGCATCAGAGactcaagttcaattccagccttgggagtttgtttacactttctccccatgtctgcgtgcgtttcctctaggtgctctggtttgctcccacaatccaaatatgtgcaggttaagtggatcggctatgctaaattgccacttagtgtccacagatgtggggtggcacagtgcGCTAGAGACACGAGTTCAACTCCACCTTATCATAtcatatcatagaagttacagtgcagaaggccattcggcccattgagtctgcaccggcccttggaaagaacatctacttaagctcatgcctccaccctattcctgtaaccccacctaactgtttttgattctgcagttattgctgctgttaatcacatccatgcCGGACCCATGTTCATTCCAATATTTATTTCTGATGTAAATCAGCCCTATTTGGATGCAGTTTGTGCCCTATAGCATTATAGCATCTAATTTATGTATGAATAGACCATCATGTCTGAAAAGCTTGTTTTAAATTTAAATCACTCCGAAACTGTATTACCTGAAGATGAGCAATAAACAAACCACAGTCCAATCCTGCTGCTCTATATTGACAGGAGAAAGTCTGTTCGGTAACTTGAGGATGAGGCtgcatccaggattttgacccagcgacagtgaaggaacattaatatatttccaagtcaggagtatcttggaggggaacctccaggtgatggtgcgtcaatgtatctgctgctcttgtctttctggaTGGCAGAGgttatgagtttggaaggtgctgcctaaatgaACCTGGGTGAGTTatcgtgcatcttgtagctggtacacaatgCTGCTACTGTTCGCCAGTGTagcgagattgaatgtttgtggatggggtgccaatcaaatgggcttgttttttctggatgttgtcaagcttcttgaatgttgttggagctgcactcatccaggcaagtgcggaatattccatcatgctcctgacctGGGTCTTGCAGGTGGTGGACTGGCTTTGCTGAGCCAGGGGTTGAGTTGCGTGCCACAGGATTGCTGGCCtccgacctgctctggtagccacaatatttatatggctagtccagttcattttctggtcagtgctgacccccaggatgttgattgtgggaggttcagcgatggtaatgccattgaatgttaagggtcaatcattagatcctctcttgttagagacggtcattgcctggcacttgtgtggtgtgaaagtaacttgccacttgtcagctcaagcctggctattgcccaggtcttgctgcatttggacatggattgtgtTATAatcccaatggaggtcccgggacaGGACCATACAATTTCCCATTACCTCCCCAGAATAGGAACTGCCCCTTTAAGGGAGCAGGGTTTCCTCTTAACAGGGAGAGCCCAATCTCACATAAAACCCTCGTCTGGGGGCAATCAGGGAAGGAGattcttgaaaatgaaaaatgaatgaaaatgaaaattgcttattgtcacaagtcagcttcaaaatgaagttactgtgaaaagcccctagtcgccacattccggcgcctgttcggggaggctgttacgggaatcgaaccgtgctgctggcctgccttggtctgctttcaaagccagctatttagccctgtgttgcGGAGTTGAGGAGTTTGGATTTGTATCATAATAAACCTTATTCATTACTTTCTACCTATCATCGCTGTGTCCTGCTGTCCGCGAATTCAACAGACTGCGTCAGTGtctgaggagccgtgaatggtgctgaacattgtttagtcacctgcaaacatccccaattctttttaaaaaaaataatttagagtacccaattaattttttccaattaatgggccattttttgtggccaaaccacctagcctgcacatcttttgggttgcgggggtgaaacccacagaaaatttggggagaatgtgcaaactccacacaaacagtgacccagggccgggatcgaacttgggaccttggcaccgtgagaagCAGTgttaacatccccaattctgacgttatgagggaaggcaggtcattgataaagatgttgggcctaggactctgccatgagaaactcctgcagtgatgtcctggaactgagataattgacaTTCAACAaacacaaccaacttcctttgtgcaaGTTATGACCAGcggagtttcccccgattcccattgacaccagttttgctCGGATTCCCTGATGCAATACTTGGTTAAATGCTGGCTTGGTttaaataacagtcactctcagattacctttggagttcagctcttttgaccatgtttgaaccaaggctgtaatgagatcaggagctaagtgaccctgccAGAACCCAAACTGGCATCAatgataatctaataataatcattattagtgtcacaattaggcttacattaacactgcaatgaagttattttgaaaagcccctagtcgccacactccggcacctgttcgggtacactgcgggagaattcagaatgtccaattcacctaccaagcacatctttcgggacttgtgggaggaaaccggagactcaatgtgcagactcagcacagacatgacccaagagcaggttattgctgagcaagtgccacttgatagcactgttgatggcccctccatcaccttactgatgattgagagaagTCTGATGAGGCAGTATTGGGCTGTGTTTGATTTGTCCTgctctttgtgtacaggacatacctgggtaattttccacactgCTGGGTAATCAGTAATTTACAAAGATTCCCGATAGCTTCCTTGCATTTGCACTCCATGTCTACATTAATAAACTGAGGACCCCATTAGCTTTTTTTTGTAAACATCTTGATCAACAGCTTACTCACCCAATTGTCGACATttaccacccttcacccccaccaccgCTGGGATATTTGATTCTACACGGTTTAAAATTGCACCATtgacggagaggtttagagagggaatttcacAGTTTCCGGCCTTGGCCCTACACTGATGGTGGAATAATTTAAATGGGGAATTTTAAttattgttgagctagcacataataccctaccagtcattgtattctaactttttttgttgttgttgtttgtgagcagagtgcagatatctcagagggttgtaaaactggagattacagagatagggagggataaggCCCTGAAGGGACTTGCAAACAAGGTagaggatgtgaattttaaaatcaagactgtCCTACataaggagccagtgtaggtcagtgagcacaggggtgatgggtgaacaggactactTGGTGTGAGAAAGCCCACAGTCAGCAGAGTTTGGGATGATCTCATGTTTCAGTGCTGGGTGAATGTGGACAGGAATGTATTGGATTCACCAAGTCTAAAGataacaggggcatggatgagggtttcagcagcagatgagctgggaTGGAGGGGGAGACAGGTGAgattatggagattgaaatatctggtattagtgatggggtcgatatggggtcagaaactcatcttggggtcaaataggacccggagattgtgcagagtgcagttcagcctcagacagctcccaggaagagggatggactcaggagttagggaacggaatttctaatggtgactgaagacaatggctttggtcttcccaaattTTTAATAggcggaaatttctgctcatccagcactggatgtgggataagcagtttgataatttagtaacagtgggggaatggagagggatagtggtgaggtagagctgagtgTCGTCAGtatccatgtgaaaactaacacggtgctttggGATGATGTCACCTAGTGGCCGTGTGTAGGTGGGAAATAGGAGGGGCTGAGGACAGATCCTTGGGGACACCGAGTACAAGGACTTTGGAAAGgaaagggagattggagatggagcgGTAGGTTGCCAAGATGATGGGGTCAAGGGTTTTGTTTTTAGGTTGGATaatgagtgaatttttaaaaaaataaatgttttttattgggtttttgaataaagtatatttaccgttatgtacacaaaatagaatacacacatatatatatatacatagaggagaagggaacacgcacaaaaaacaaaacagcaacaaaaaaaaagttagaataaaatgactggtagggtattatgtgctagctcaacaacagcagctctgtacaattggcagtattgtttttagcacataagtaggcatctgtttggggagggggggtgaaactgGGTGGGAACATAgacatttgggcgccggggaaacaaatacagaacaattacagagagcaatacgcgaatggatctggttttGGTGCTgtagcttgcttctcccggacggttttcgctgccgtcgtCATCttgcgatcacctccgcttcagccgttcgtcctgtctttcgcacggattttccttgttctctgctcctgtagatgccaagtttgttcttGTTTACGTGCCctacttccggctatcattcccttgcctcctcccacctcactggttcccctctattgttccctgtctcctccctcttccacctcctccccttctcctgtgattagcctttctttcctcttaggtttagctgctatccccccCACCAcggtctatccctctctccccccgcctcaggTACTTTCCGCCCGGCTCgggtactttcccctgattcttggcgaccagtctattcttctgcttgtttgttgccactaacaggtctcggaacaattgggtgaatggttcccacgttctgtggaagccgtcgtctgaccctcggatggcgaatttgattttctccatttgcagagattctgagaggtcggacagccagtctgcagctttgggtggtgctgctgaccgccagctgaacaggattctatggcgggcgatcagggaggcaaaggcaagggcgtccgccctcctccccggaaatagatctggctggtctgatactccCACGACTGCCACATTCGGGCATggatccaccctcatccccatcactttggacattgcctcgaagaagggggtccagtacatggaacatagaacagtatagcacagaacaggcccttcggccctcaatgttgtgccatgctttgtccgaaaccaagatcaagctatcccactccctgtcattctggtgtgctccatgtgcctatccaatagccgcttgaaaattcctaaagtgtccgacaccactatcacagcaggcagtccattccacaccctaaccactctctgagtaaagaacctacctcagacatccctcctatatctcccaccctgat
This portion of the Scyliorhinus torazame isolate Kashiwa2021f chromosome 5, sScyTor2.1, whole genome shotgun sequence genome encodes:
- the LOC140418373 gene encoding uncharacterized protein translates to MEKPWKCGDCGKGFNYPSLLEMHRRSHTGERPFTCSVCGKGFIQSSHLLTHQQVHIDERLFNQSDCDKNSKSSEDLVKHQVVRTERQFSCSHCGKLFKRSQNLIEHERTHTGERPFTCSVCGKGFTRSSHLATHRLVHSDNRPFKCTECEKSYKTTSDLLIHQRVHNEERPFRCTVCGKGFTQLSGLQKHQRVHTGERSFTCSLCGKGFIYLTSLRSHQLVHSDKKPFKCSECEKSFKTTSVLLRHQRVHTGERPFTCSDCGKGFTRSSHLLTHQHTHTGERPFTFSECEKGFTRTAHLTQQQVDKCLQGLDSAVIAAVNHIQH